In a genomic window of Occallatibacter riparius:
- a CDS encoding SRPBCC family protein, translating to MKTAVLALLLAAGIPAHATCAGQPDDKAKVLQIELSIPAPVHEVWQAFTTEQGLTTWLAPSVSVDLKPGGDWLVKFPGSTGGGTIVSFVPEKEIVINALAPDRFPNVRVARTRAVFTFTPAGGSTLVRLTQTGWQSGAEWDAAYEYLAGGNAQLLAMLHHRFVAGPTDWQKAMAIAPKPVSKGEKQ from the coding sequence ATGAAAACTGCTGTACTCGCTCTTCTCCTTGCGGCCGGCATCCCAGCGCATGCGACCTGCGCTGGGCAGCCGGACGATAAGGCGAAAGTGTTGCAAATCGAGCTTTCCATCCCTGCGCCCGTGCACGAGGTGTGGCAGGCATTCACCACCGAACAGGGATTGACCACCTGGCTCGCGCCCAGTGTATCCGTGGATTTGAAACCCGGTGGCGACTGGCTGGTGAAGTTTCCAGGAAGCACTGGAGGAGGGACGATCGTTAGTTTCGTCCCAGAGAAGGAGATTGTGATCAATGCGCTTGCGCCCGACCGATTCCCGAATGTGAGGGTCGCGCGAACCCGCGCAGTTTTTACGTTCACGCCGGCAGGAGGCAGCACGCTCGTCCGTCTGACGCAAACCGGCTGGCAGAGCGGAGCTGAATGGGACGCTGCCTACGAATACCTAGCCGGGGGTAACGCCCAATTGCTCGCGATGCTACACCACCGTTTTGTGGCAGGACCAACTGACTGGCAAAAAGCAATGGCGATCGCGCCGAAGCCCGTCTCCAAAGGAGAGAAGCAATGA
- a CDS encoding 3-hydroxyacyl-CoA dehydrogenase NAD-binding domain-containing protein, which yields MGRWLALAAARAGFRVFLEDVMPSNLHHAQEYLRQELSVEALAGDPAQVHFVSTVEDAVREADLAIDCVPDELESKLEILWLLDRMAPPKTVLATPTTNLSIEDLASCTYRPEKCIAIAASPRSLSDERPGSAIRLISTKRTGPEALALVRNFWERLGFPTQLNSPAN from the coding sequence TTGGGCCGCTGGCTTGCACTGGCGGCTGCCCGGGCCGGCTTCCGCGTCTTTTTGGAAGACGTGATGCCCTCGAATCTGCACCACGCGCAGGAGTATCTCCGCCAGGAGCTTTCCGTCGAAGCGCTCGCCGGCGATCCGGCGCAGGTGCACTTTGTTTCCACTGTGGAAGATGCCGTACGCGAGGCCGACCTGGCGATTGACTGCGTCCCCGACGAGCTCGAATCGAAGCTCGAGATTCTGTGGCTGCTGGATCGCATGGCGCCGCCGAAGACCGTGCTGGCAACCCCGACGACCAATCTCTCAATTGAGGACCTGGCTTCGTGCACCTATCGCCCTGAGAAGTGCATTGCGATCGCCGCCTCCCCGCGCAGCCTTTCCGACGAACGGCCCGGCTCGGCGATCCGTCTGATCTCGACCAAGCGGACAGGGCCCGAAGCGCTGGCCCTGGTTAGGAACTTCTGGGAGCGGCTGGGGTTCCCTACGCAATTGAACAGCCCCGCCAACTAG
- a CDS encoding DUF1761 domain-containing protein — translation MNAHLNYWAVLAAAVSAFVIGGIWYRVFSAAWMKANGFQSEPSGNPAKVFGISFLFSLMMSFNLAKFLDAPGTTATWGATAGFLAGFGWCFMGIGIISLFERKPWSYVLINGGYLTVALTVMGLILGAWR, via the coding sequence ATGAACGCACACCTGAACTATTGGGCAGTGCTGGCCGCCGCGGTCTCTGCCTTCGTGATTGGCGGCATCTGGTACAGGGTCTTTTCCGCTGCCTGGATGAAGGCCAACGGGTTTCAATCGGAGCCATCTGGTAATCCAGCGAAGGTTTTCGGGATCAGCTTTCTCTTCAGCCTGATGATGTCGTTCAATCTGGCCAAGTTCCTAGACGCGCCCGGAACGACTGCTACGTGGGGAGCCACGGCGGGCTTCCTTGCCGGCTTCGGGTGGTGCTTCATGGGGATCGGCATCATCTCTCTGTTCGAGCGCAAGCCGTGGAGCTACGTATTGATCAACGGAGGTTACCTGACGGTGGCGCTGACTGTTATGGGGTTGATTCTCGGCGCGTGGCGTTGA
- a CDS encoding serine hydrolase domain-containing protein — protein MMMRKIGFVALLLSGLASHAPAQGSGRDAVSMQTVKPETVGFSTERLENLHKIIQAEVDEKHLAGAVTILARHGKIVEYRTYGVKDLAINAPMTKDTIFRDYSMTKPITGVSMMILFEQGKWLPADPISKYVPEFANLKVFNGVDGDGKPILVDPEHAPTMRELMSHSAGFLYGFGNSKMDDLYKEAKPLAAANLQEMIDRLAKLPLAYQPGKGWQYSMSMDVQGYVIEKYSGQSLPQFMHDHIFAPLGMKDAGFYVPADKRSRFASNYRDDKGKLVPTQEAAGPPTDYSEEPKLASGGGGLVSTAEDYYRFAQMLANGGELNGVRVLSPASVKLMMSNHLPKELMTGQFGIGMHVMRPGFGYGYDGAVVFDPAEANLPDGAGTYFWDGAAGTWFWVDPTNDVVFVGMIQRMGGGDNHPLAYRTHSAVYSALVDPRK, from the coding sequence ATGATGATGCGCAAGATCGGGTTTGTCGCGTTGCTGCTGTCTGGGCTGGCGTCGCACGCGCCAGCGCAGGGCAGCGGACGCGATGCTGTCTCAATGCAGACAGTGAAGCCAGAGACAGTCGGCTTCTCAACAGAGCGCCTCGAGAACCTGCACAAGATCATCCAGGCCGAAGTCGACGAGAAGCACCTGGCCGGAGCCGTCACGATCCTCGCGCGGCACGGCAAGATCGTCGAGTACCGCACGTACGGCGTGAAGGACCTGGCTATCAACGCGCCGATGACGAAGGACACCATTTTCCGCGACTACTCGATGACCAAGCCGATCACGGGCGTGTCAATGATGATCCTGTTCGAGCAGGGCAAGTGGCTGCCCGCCGATCCGATATCGAAGTACGTTCCCGAGTTCGCCAATCTGAAGGTGTTCAACGGAGTTGATGGCGACGGCAAGCCGATCCTGGTGGACCCCGAGCACGCGCCCACGATGCGGGAGCTGATGTCGCACTCTGCTGGCTTTCTCTATGGGTTCGGCAACAGCAAGATGGATGATTTGTACAAGGAAGCCAAGCCGTTGGCGGCCGCGAACCTGCAAGAGATGATCGACAGGCTGGCGAAGCTTCCCCTGGCGTATCAACCCGGCAAGGGCTGGCAGTATTCCATGTCGATGGATGTGCAGGGATATGTCATTGAGAAGTATTCAGGCCAGAGTCTGCCGCAGTTCATGCACGACCACATTTTTGCGCCACTCGGGATGAAAGACGCCGGCTTCTATGTTCCGGCTGACAAGCGCTCGCGCTTTGCATCGAACTATCGCGACGACAAGGGGAAGCTGGTTCCTACGCAGGAAGCAGCAGGGCCGCCGACGGATTATTCCGAAGAGCCAAAGCTCGCCTCAGGTGGCGGGGGGCTCGTGTCGACCGCAGAGGACTACTACCGATTTGCGCAGATGCTCGCGAACGGCGGCGAGCTGAACGGAGTGCGGGTGCTGTCACCCGCTTCGGTGAAGCTGATGATGTCGAACCATCTGCCCAAAGAGCTGATGACCGGTCAGTTCGGCATCGGAATGCACGTGATGCGGCCGGGATTCGGCTACGGCTATGACGGCGCGGTAGTGTTCGACCCCGCAGAGGCTAACCTGCCGGACGGCGCCGGAACCTATTTCTGGGACGGCGCCGCCGGAACCTGGTTCTGGGTGGACCCGACCAATGACGTTGTGTTCGTCGGAATGATCCAGCGGATGGGCGGCGGCGACAACCACCCGCTGGCCTACAGAACGCACTCTGCTGTGTACTCCGCGCTGGTCGATCCGCGGAAGTAG
- a CDS encoding DUF1801 domain-containing protein, giving the protein MIRTCGDEVRELLHDGCPTACLGDVAFAYVNVFAAHVNVGFFQGAAFLDPARLLEGNGKRMRHVKLRPETRLNAEALSELIAAAYADIKSRIENG; this is encoded by the coding sequence GTGATCCGGACGTGTGGCGACGAGGTGCGCGAGCTTCTGCACGATGGCTGCCCGACGGCCTGCCTGGGTGATGTTGCCTTTGCCTACGTCAACGTGTTCGCGGCGCACGTCAACGTCGGCTTCTTTCAGGGAGCGGCCTTCCTCGATCCGGCGCGGCTGCTTGAGGGGAACGGCAAGCGGATGCGGCATGTGAAGCTGAGGCCGGAGACGCGGCTCAATGCGGAGGCGCTGAGCGAGCTGATTGCCGCGGCGTACGCAGATATCAAGTCGCGGATTGAGAACGGGTAG
- a CDS encoding nuclear transport factor 2 family protein, which translates to MYTLAKQFAFVFVAILTASFGTAAFAQSAEEQAVLAPIQAMFDGMAKRDAAAIKAPTLPGGTMVLMRDGKPAQMTFEAFADRVGKPGPTQIEERIHDPLVKIDNDLAVVWAPFDFLVDGKVDHCGTDLFNVVRVEGKWMIASVADTGRKNCSAK; encoded by the coding sequence ATGTACACGCTCGCCAAGCAGTTCGCCTTTGTGTTCGTCGCAATTCTGACAGCGAGTTTCGGCACAGCCGCCTTCGCGCAATCGGCGGAGGAGCAGGCGGTGCTGGCCCCAATTCAGGCGATGTTCGATGGCATGGCTAAGCGGGATGCTGCCGCGATCAAGGCGCCCACGTTGCCGGGTGGCACCATGGTGCTGATGCGCGACGGCAAGCCCGCGCAGATGACGTTCGAAGCTTTCGCAGATCGCGTTGGAAAACCCGGCCCCACGCAGATTGAAGAACGCATTCACGATCCCCTGGTGAAGATCGATAACGATCTTGCTGTAGTGTGGGCGCCGTTCGACTTTCTGGTGGACGGCAAGGTCGATCACTGCGGAACGGATCTGTTCAATGTGGTTCGCGTCGAAGGGAAATGGATGATTGCGAGCGTGGCCGATACCGGCAGGAAGAATTGCTCCGCAAAATGA
- a CDS encoding TetR/AcrR family transcriptional regulator has protein sequence MANVVPTSTVRKPTLLQGAGPATRQRLVESARYLFWERGFAGTSMADLLAHSKVNSGSFYHFFDSKEALLREVLESYLVALHPMIVEPAYAATSRPIERIFAILEGYRGRILMTDAQYGCPLGRLALEIDPENRPAHKLIAENFRGWIGAVRACLEEAKLPKGTDIDALATYVLAVMEGGVMLSRSYGSVDPFDRTVKALREHFQLLMRKPRRSTRSQSAT, from the coding sequence ATGGCCAACGTAGTCCCAACCTCGACGGTAAGGAAGCCCACCCTCCTGCAGGGAGCAGGCCCCGCCACGCGCCAGCGGCTGGTCGAGTCCGCCCGCTACCTGTTCTGGGAACGCGGCTTTGCCGGCACCTCAATGGCCGACCTGCTGGCCCATTCCAAGGTGAACTCCGGCAGCTTCTACCATTTCTTCGACAGCAAGGAAGCCCTGTTACGAGAAGTGCTCGAAAGCTACCTCGTCGCGCTCCACCCCATGATCGTCGAGCCGGCATACGCGGCCACATCAAGGCCCATCGAGCGCATCTTCGCCATTCTCGAGGGCTATCGCGGGCGCATTCTGATGACGGATGCGCAATACGGCTGTCCGCTGGGACGCCTGGCGCTCGAGATCGACCCCGAGAACCGGCCTGCTCACAAACTCATTGCAGAGAATTTCCGCGGCTGGATCGGCGCCGTTCGGGCTTGCCTTGAAGAGGCAAAGCTGCCGAAAGGCACTGACATCGACGCCCTCGCAACCTACGTCCTCGCCGTGATGGAAGGCGGAGTCATGCTATCCCGTTCCTATGGCTCGGTAGATCCTTTCGACCGCACCGTAAAAGCGCTGCGCGAACACTTTCAGTTGCTCATGCGAAAGCCCCGGCGCTCTACCCGTTCTCAATCCGCGACTTGA